The sequence GCAGGCGCGATCAGCCCGTCAACCGCACGCAGCATCTTTCTCGAGATCGGCCTGGCGCTCGCCGGTCGTCCGATTCAGGTCCGACGAAACCGGGCGCCGTTTACACACGGAACGCCGCGCCGGCGGCCGGCGCGCGGGCCGACGGCGCGCACCGCCTCGCCGGCGCCTGTTTGAATGGCCGCGCAAAAGGGCGGCGATTCAATGCGATAACGCACGCACCGTGTTTCGAATTGATGCTCGGCGCAACGCGCTCGACACTATGGGGTTCTCGTGAGCGGCCGCGGATCGCGGCGGCGCGCGCGCCGGGCGCCGCCGCGATCCGGATGCGCGAAGAGGCGCGGGAATGCGCGGGACCACGCGGCGCAGGCCGTGCGCCGCATCGCGCAACGGCGGCCGGCGGGAAAACAGGGAGACGAACCGTTCGTGCACCGTCGCGCGCGCGGGTCGGTTCGAACAATCAAAAGGTGAACCGAATGAAGCAGCAGTCCTACGATTACGACTACGTCGTGGTCGGCTCCGGCTTCGGCGGCAGCGTCTCGGCGCTGCGTCTGTCCGAGAAAGGCTATCGTGTGCTCGTGATCGAGCAGGGCCGTCGCTGGACGCCCGAGAACCTGCCGGAAAGCACGTGGAACCTGTCGCGCTGGCAATGGCGCCCCGCGCTCGGGCTGCACGGCTTCTTCAGCATGCGCTTTTTCAGGCACGTCGTCGTGCTGCACGGCAATGCGGTGGGCGGCGGCTCGATCACGTACGCGAACACGCTGCTCGTGCCGCCCAACAAGGTCTGGCGCGAGGGCACATGGGCCGGCCTCGAGGACTGGGAACGCGTGATGCCCGCGCACTACGCCACCGCGAAGCGCATGCTCGGCGTCGTCACGAACCGGCGAATGGATGCGGCCGACTTCCGGCTGAAGGACATGGCGAAGCTGATCGGCGTCGAGAAGAGCTTCTATCCGACCGAGGTCGGCGTGTTCTTCGGCGACGACGCCGACGCGCCCGGCACGCGCTACGCCGATCCGTACTTCGGCGGCGCGGGCCCGGAGCGCACGTCGTGCATCGGCTGCGGCGGCTGCATGGTCGGCTGCCGCCACGGCGCGAAGAACACGCTCGACCGCAATTACCTGTATCTCGCCGAGCGCCTCGGCGCGCAGGTGCGCGAGCAGACGAAGGTCGTCGACGTGCGCCCGCTCGACGCGCGCGCCGACGGCGCGGCGGGCTACGCGGTCGAAGCGGTGTCGCTCGCGGCGGGCGCGCGCGGCGCGAAAAGCCGCCTCACGTGCCGCGGCGTCGTGTTCGCCGCATCCTCGCTCGGCACGCAGGATCTGCTGATGCGCCTGAAGGAAAAGGGCTCGCTGCCCCGGCTATCGGACGCGCTCGGCAAGCGCGTGCGCACGAACGCCGAATCGCTGATCGGCGTGCGCTTTCCGAAATCGCGCGTCGATCTGTCGAAGGGCGTGGCGATCGGCTCGGGCATCTACATCGACGAGCACACGCACATCGAGGCCACCCGCTATCCTTCGGGCTCCGACACGATGGGGCTGCTCACGACCGTGCTCACGCGCGGCGCGCCGGGCGGTTTGCGTGTGCTCGTGTGGCTCGGCGCGCTCGCGAAGCTCGTTCTCACGCGACCGCTGAGCGCGTGGCGGATGATCGACCCGCGCGGCTTCGCGCGCGAGACGATGATCTTCCTCTGCATGCAGACGCTCGAAGGACACCTGACGATGCGCCTGAAGCGCCGCTGGTTCTGGCCGTTCTCGAAGCAGCTCGCGACCTCCGGCGCGAAGATCCCCGCCTACATTCCGGCCGCGAACGACTTCGCGCAGAAGGCCGCGCGCGCGCTCGGCGGCGTGCCGATGACCTCGCTCACCGAGATCCTGCTGAACGTGCCGATGACCGCGCATTGCATGGGCGGCGCGGCGATGGCGCGCGACGCGCGCGACGGCGTGTGCGACGGCCGCAGCCGCGTGTTCGGCTATCGGAACATGTACGTCTGCGACGGCTCGGTGCTCGGCGCGAACCTCGGCGTCAACCCGAGCCTCACGATCACGGCGCTCGCCGAGCATGCGATGAGCCACGTGCCCGCCGCGCGCGAGCAGCGGTGGGACAGTACCGCGGAGACGCCTGTCGCGGCATGAGCGTGGGCATGGGCGTGGGCATGGGTGCGAGCGCGACGTGGAAGCGGCGCGAGCGCAGGCCGGCCGAATGGCGCGTTCGACGCGCGCGAACGCGGTGCGTTGGCCTAGGCGGGCGCGGCTGCTCGCGCATCGCGCGAGGCGACGCAACGCGAAGCGGAGCGAGGTGGAGCGGAGCGAGGTGGAGCGGGGCGAGAGAAAGCAACGCAACGCGTGGCATCCGCGCCGGGCATTCGCCGCGCGGCGGGCGGGCGCAAGCGCCGCGCGCCTCGCCGCCCGTGCGCGTCACGCGCGGCATGTCACACGTCGCATGTCACGCGCGGCGCCGCCCGCGCCGGCGCCGCGAGCGGCCATTCGCGAGCGCGACGAGCGCCGCGTCGTAGCCCTGCTGCTGCAGTTGCGCGATCGCGTCCGACGAAAAATCGTAGTCCTCGATGAACGACAGCCGCCCTTCCCGGTTCAGCGTGATCCGCGCGATGTCGATCGCCGCGCGATTGCCCATCAGCCGGATGTACAGCGGCTGCTGACGGATTTCGTTCGCGCTCGGCGCGTCGACGTGCGCGAGGATGCCGTCCACGAGGTCGCGAAAATCGCTCGCGTATTCCTCGAAGCGCAGATCGTTGCGCACGCGGTCCATGTACGCGATTTCCTCGCGGCGCAGCATCACCTCGACGAGGTTCGTCGGCAGCGCCTTCGAGCCGGAGAACAGATCGACGATGAACACGCGTCCGCCGATCTGCCCGCATCGCGCGATCACGAGGTCGAGCGGCGAGTTGCTGACGACGCCGCCGTCCCAGTACGGGCGGCCGTCGACGACGGTCCACGGCATGCCCGGCGGCAGGCTGCCGCTCGCGAGCACATGCGCGGGGCTCAGG is a genomic window of Burkholderia mallei ATCC 23344 containing:
- a CDS encoding GMC oxidoreductase is translated as MLGATRSTLWGSRERPRIAAARAPGAAAIRMREEARECAGPRGAGRAPHRATAAGGKTGRRTVRAPSRARVGSNNQKVNRMKQQSYDYDYVVVGSGFGGSVSALRLSEKGYRVLVIEQGRRWTPENLPESTWNLSRWQWRPALGLHGFFSMRFFRHVVVLHGNAVGGGSITYANTLLVPPNKVWREGTWAGLEDWERVMPAHYATAKRMLGVVTNRRMDAADFRLKDMAKLIGVEKSFYPTEVGVFFGDDADAPGTRYADPYFGGAGPERTSCIGCGGCMVGCRHGAKNTLDRNYLYLAERLGAQVREQTKVVDVRPLDARADGAAGYAVEAVSLAAGARGAKSRLTCRGVVFAASSLGTQDLLMRLKEKGSLPRLSDALGKRVRTNAESLIGVRFPKSRVDLSKGVAIGSGIYIDEHTHIEATRYPSGSDTMGLLTTVLTRGAPGGLRVLVWLGALAKLVLTRPLSAWRMIDPRGFARETMIFLCMQTLEGHLTMRLKRRWFWPFSKQLATSGAKIPAYIPAANDFAQKAARALGGVPMTSLTEILLNVPMTAHCMGGAAMARDARDGVCDGRSRVFGYRNMYVCDGSVLGANLGVNPSLTITALAEHAMSHVPAAREQRWDSTAETPVAA